In Flammeovirgaceae bacterium 311, one DNA window encodes the following:
- a CDS encoding ATP-binding region ATPase domain-containing protein (COG0515 Serine/threonine protein kinase) produces MQVPGRLIFFTCYFFYEYCYIFLLILYDENASMAGKDVLEGATLLHNGKHTQLYVADLPAYGGTVVVKLVKDEEDSDTIRQLENEFQCLRLISSKKVRSVLGKLTVDYRSGLVLQYVEGLNLKEYLLQHHPVLSEKVIIAISLCQLLDVLHRRGLLHGNFCSENIIVHPTILSTTLLDFKLASPIPKEVHGTDLPTSLALAYMAPELSGNVTDNADERADLYSLGIVFYELFGEMLPFRNLQSPQALIHAQIAVAPPFLLQVNPEVPATIAHIVHKLLTKAPESRYQSAAGVQADLEQCTALLGQKGEIPIFSLARFDTAPRLQFPVPLFGRENEINQLRQVWQRINRGAAEQVWIYGHAGIGKTSLSEQVHAWARQDNASIARGKFNLLSANKPYDGIVQALGGLIELWLTRKEEELIYWREKVREAVGKEVKILTGLIPHLSLLMGSQSPGPQLEGPEAQYRFHFVLRNFIKALADEQHPLVFQLDDLQWADSATLNLLQEILSDEDFTYFLFLGIYRHGEIGEDHPLIPLLQDRKSGLGRLELELSNLKLEEVNEFLAETFKQSLAATGQLADVLFAKTNGNPLFLTQFLRTAFQSGLLSKEAKKGAVSADMWCWDIKGIQQLPQTENVLSFMISCFNQLDKETQALLLIAACIGKRFSKSLILELVGDGVEYPQAVLKRAISEGYIIAEPSTEGLGKDTIYRFLHDRLLQAVYSTLEEGHKLHLHQQIGSLLLAKLQEDGDVLFDVVTHFSLAGALLNPDEQLKLVNLNLQAGRKAMNATGYVVALKYFQDGIGLLPQQSWQLHYRLILNLYTEAANAAYLTGAFNELEDYLQAIEENALDVVDKARAIDTKIQALIARNDGSAAVETALTILAELGVKLSRNPSKAAILASLLKTEWMLKRKGMHKLAGLPAMQDPRALAITQIMGSVGAAVSRCAPMLFPIFVCKLVQLSIKNGNTLASIPAYSGYGVLQTALFNKVQKGYAYGTLAVALLDLLQAEAAAAKTYVVVAAFLDFWVNPLRNSIEIAQKGYEAGLKNGDLEFAASGLMIQCTHGYLAGESLPQLAAKMAVYSQQILQLKQELLYQQTQLFHQAVLNLMQEDEISISLQGNVFDERSVVTPTFEESSKAGVYYLNLQKLILAYLAGQYHIAQECSSLLADKSEHVMGSAVLPAYLFYDALLQAARYSSLLPAEQRKAFSRLEKAIGSMNKWARHAPMNFGHKYNLLRAEMYRIKGDFLKARITYENAAQGAHEQGYLQEKALAFELAGQCLLEQRKQEAAHDFLLKAYKAYLQWGAKAKASQLLRQYPVLQPLIAGNTSGPSTFSNKGINVEGLLKAATALSSEMRLDKMLENLLSIVLQQAGAQEGYILINRDDVLEVMAKGRAGQGEVELLAGLPIEEYNELPSSIINFTYRVKEELVLSDAQTDKRFASDAVVAIRYIRSVLCFPVIRQQRVLGIIYLHNTLTTGAFTVTQLQLLRLLSGQIAVALENALLYTQMERRVEERTSQLKVQQQILEDKNKELQLLNQEKDELVNIVAHDLRSPLNQIRGMLNLIKLASEKLTADQQQFLDLSLKSSDRLSDMIARILDTNAMDSQEIALHLEVVDMEILLEEVVTNFRIQAANKNIALQVVLPEQPIEIEIDRNYTIQILENLISNALKFSPPGSQVQVILYEDGDIARIEIKDQGPGISKRDQKRLFSKFQTLTARPTGGEDSTGLGLSIAKRYVEAMGGQIGCDSEVGEGSVFFVEFVLV; encoded by the coding sequence ATGCAGGTGCCTGGGCGACTTATTTTTTTCACCTGTTATTTTTTTTATGAGTATTGCTATATATTTTTATTGATATTATATGATGAGAACGCCAGTATGGCAGGCAAAGATGTTCTGGAAGGGGCTACTCTTTTACACAATGGCAAACACACACAGCTCTATGTGGCAGATCTTCCTGCCTATGGAGGTACTGTTGTAGTAAAGCTGGTAAAAGATGAAGAAGATTCAGACACCATCAGGCAGCTGGAAAATGAGTTTCAGTGTCTGCGGCTTATCTCATCTAAAAAGGTACGTTCTGTACTGGGCAAGCTTACAGTTGATTACCGAAGCGGGCTTGTTTTACAATATGTAGAAGGCCTGAATTTAAAGGAGTACCTGCTTCAGCACCATCCTGTACTATCGGAAAAGGTAATAATTGCCATTAGCCTGTGCCAGTTACTGGATGTGCTACACAGAAGAGGGCTGCTGCACGGAAATTTTTGCAGCGAAAATATCATCGTACACCCAACCATTCTCTCCACCACTCTTCTTGATTTTAAACTGGCCAGCCCTATTCCAAAGGAGGTGCATGGAACAGACTTGCCTACCAGCCTTGCACTGGCTTATATGGCTCCGGAATTAAGCGGCAATGTAACAGATAATGCAGATGAGCGGGCGGATTTGTATAGTCTTGGCATAGTGTTTTATGAGCTTTTTGGCGAAATGCTTCCCTTTCGGAATCTTCAGAGCCCACAGGCGCTCATTCATGCCCAAATAGCTGTTGCGCCTCCATTTCTGCTGCAGGTAAACCCCGAGGTGCCTGCTACAATTGCCCATATCGTACACAAACTGCTCACCAAAGCACCCGAATCGCGCTACCAGTCGGCAGCCGGGGTACAGGCCGACCTGGAGCAGTGTACGGCCCTGTTAGGGCAAAAGGGGGAGATTCCCATCTTTAGCCTTGCCCGCTTCGATACTGCCCCGCGCCTGCAGTTTCCTGTTCCTCTCTTTGGGCGTGAAAATGAAATTAACCAGCTTCGCCAGGTCTGGCAGCGTATTAACAGAGGTGCTGCCGAGCAGGTGTGGATATACGGGCATGCAGGCATAGGCAAAACAAGTCTTTCGGAACAGGTGCACGCCTGGGCCAGACAGGATAATGCCAGCATTGCCAGGGGTAAATTTAATTTGCTGTCTGCAAACAAGCCTTACGATGGAATTGTACAGGCACTGGGCGGACTTATTGAGCTGTGGCTTACCAGAAAGGAAGAAGAACTGATCTACTGGCGGGAAAAGGTGAGAGAAGCTGTTGGTAAAGAAGTGAAGATCTTAACAGGCCTTATTCCGCATTTGAGTCTGCTGATGGGCAGCCAGTCGCCCGGTCCTCAGTTGGAGGGGCCAGAGGCGCAGTACCGTTTCCATTTTGTGCTAAGAAACTTTATTAAAGCACTTGCCGACGAGCAGCACCCGCTGGTATTTCAGCTGGATGATTTGCAATGGGCCGATAGCGCTACCCTTAACCTGCTGCAGGAAATTTTATCTGATGAAGATTTCACTTATTTTCTGTTTCTGGGCATTTACCGACATGGAGAAATAGGAGAGGATCACCCGCTTATTCCGCTGCTGCAGGACCGAAAGTCCGGATTAGGAAGGCTGGAACTGGAGCTCTCAAACCTTAAGCTGGAAGAGGTAAACGAATTTCTGGCCGAAACCTTTAAGCAGAGTCTCGCGGCAACCGGGCAGCTGGCCGATGTACTCTTCGCTAAAACAAATGGAAACCCGCTGTTCCTGACTCAGTTTTTACGTACGGCTTTTCAGTCAGGCCTGCTTTCCAAAGAAGCAAAAAAAGGTGCAGTATCTGCAGATATGTGGTGCTGGGACATAAAAGGTATTCAGCAGTTGCCGCAAACAGAGAACGTACTAAGCTTTATGATATCCTGCTTTAATCAGCTGGATAAGGAAACCCAGGCCCTGCTGCTGATAGCCGCCTGTATAGGTAAAAGGTTTAGTAAAAGCCTGATACTGGAGCTGGTAGGGGATGGGGTGGAATATCCGCAGGCTGTGTTAAAGAGGGCAATAAGCGAAGGATACATTATTGCAGAACCATCAACTGAAGGACTGGGAAAAGATACCATATACCGGTTTTTACACGATCGCCTGCTGCAGGCAGTATATTCTACCCTGGAGGAAGGGCATAAATTGCATCTTCACCAGCAGATAGGCAGCTTACTCCTGGCTAAGCTGCAGGAGGATGGTGATGTACTGTTTGATGTAGTAACGCATTTCAGCCTGGCAGGGGCGCTGCTTAATCCTGATGAGCAGCTCAAACTTGTAAATTTAAACCTGCAGGCAGGCCGGAAAGCCATGAATGCCACCGGCTATGTGGTAGCGCTAAAGTACTTTCAGGATGGCATTGGGCTGTTGCCGCAACAAAGCTGGCAATTACATTATCGCCTCATATTAAATCTTTATACAGAAGCTGCTAATGCTGCCTATTTAACCGGCGCATTCAATGAGCTTGAGGATTATTTACAGGCAATTGAGGAAAATGCATTGGATGTTGTAGACAAAGCCAGGGCCATCGATACCAAAATTCAGGCCCTGATTGCCAGAAATGATGGTTCTGCAGCTGTAGAGACAGCCCTGACGATTTTAGCAGAGCTGGGGGTAAAGCTATCCCGCAATCCTTCTAAAGCAGCAATACTGGCAAGTTTATTAAAAACCGAGTGGATGCTAAAGCGCAAAGGCATGCACAAGCTGGCTGGTTTACCTGCCATGCAAGATCCGCGGGCCCTTGCTATTACACAAATAATGGGCAGTGTAGGTGCTGCAGTATCGCGCTGTGCCCCCATGCTGTTTCCCATCTTTGTGTGCAAACTGGTACAGCTTTCAATCAAAAATGGTAACACCCTTGCTTCTATCCCTGCCTATAGTGGTTATGGGGTTTTGCAGACAGCGCTGTTCAATAAGGTGCAGAAAGGCTATGCCTATGGTACACTGGCTGTAGCACTGCTGGATTTGTTGCAGGCAGAGGCCGCGGCGGCTAAAACTTATGTGGTAGTAGCTGCATTTCTCGATTTTTGGGTTAATCCCCTCCGCAATTCAATAGAAATAGCCCAAAAAGGGTATGAGGCAGGACTTAAGAACGGAGATCTGGAGTTTGCCGCCTCTGGTTTAATGATCCAGTGTACGCACGGCTACCTGGCCGGGGAGTCCTTACCTCAGCTGGCGGCAAAGATGGCGGTTTACAGCCAGCAAATTCTGCAGTTAAAACAAGAACTGCTCTACCAGCAAACACAGCTTTTTCATCAGGCAGTGCTGAACCTGATGCAGGAGGATGAGATATCCATAAGCCTGCAGGGCAATGTGTTCGATGAAAGGAGCGTTGTAACCCCGACGTTTGAAGAGAGCAGCAAAGCGGGTGTTTATTACCTGAACCTCCAAAAACTCATACTGGCCTATTTGGCGGGGCAGTACCATATTGCACAGGAGTGCAGCAGCTTGCTGGCCGATAAAAGTGAACATGTAATGGGCAGTGCGGTGTTGCCGGCCTATCTGTTTTACGATGCACTTCTGCAGGCAGCCAGGTACAGTAGTCTGCTGCCTGCAGAGCAAAGAAAAGCTTTTTCAAGATTAGAAAAGGCTATTGGCAGCATGAATAAATGGGCGCGCCATGCTCCCATGAACTTCGGGCACAAGTATAACCTGCTTAGAGCAGAAATGTACAGAATAAAAGGAGATTTCCTGAAGGCTCGCATAACGTATGAGAATGCTGCGCAGGGTGCTCATGAGCAGGGGTACTTACAGGAAAAAGCCCTGGCTTTTGAACTGGCCGGACAATGCCTGCTGGAGCAGCGGAAGCAGGAAGCCGCTCATGATTTTCTGCTCAAGGCCTATAAAGCTTACCTGCAGTGGGGTGCTAAAGCAAAAGCCAGCCAACTGCTCAGGCAATATCCCGTGCTGCAGCCCCTCATTGCAGGAAATACCAGTGGGCCCTCAACATTTTCCAATAAGGGTATAAATGTTGAGGGCCTGTTAAAGGCTGCAACGGCACTATCCAGCGAAATGAGGCTGGATAAAATGCTTGAAAATCTGCTAAGCATTGTGCTGCAACAGGCCGGGGCGCAGGAAGGCTACATACTCATTAACAGAGATGATGTCCTGGAGGTGATGGCTAAAGGCAGGGCCGGGCAGGGAGAGGTAGAGTTGCTGGCTGGCTTACCCATAGAAGAGTACAATGAGCTGCCTTCTTCCATTATTAATTTTACCTACCGCGTAAAAGAAGAGCTGGTGCTGTCGGATGCCCAGACGGATAAGCGTTTTGCTTCCGATGCCGTGGTTGCTATTCGTTACATACGCTCTGTTTTGTGTTTCCCGGTTATCAGGCAGCAGCGGGTTTTAGGGATTATTTATTTACACAATACCCTTACAACAGGTGCTTTTACAGTAACCCAGCTACAGCTGCTCAGGCTTTTATCCGGACAGATTGCCGTTGCACTGGAAAATGCCCTGCTGTATACCCAAATGGAGCGCCGGGTGGAGGAGCGTACCAGCCAGCTAAAAGTGCAGCAGCAAATACTGGAAGATAAAAACAAGGAACTGCAGCTGCTCAATCAGGAAAAAGATGAGCTGGTGAACATTGTAGCCCATGATTTGCGCAGCCCCCTGAACCAGATAAGAGGCATGCTTAATCTTATTAAGCTGGCATCTGAGAAGCTTACTGCCGACCAGCAGCAGTTCCTGGATCTGAGCCTTAAATCATCTGATCGTTTAAGCGATATGATTGCCCGCATTCTGGATACCAATGCCATGGATTCGCAGGAAATCGCGCTTCACCTGGAAGTGGTAGATATGGAAATTCTGCTGGAAGAAGTGGTAACGAATTTCAGAATACAGGCTGCTAACAAGAACATTGCCCTCCAGGTGGTTCTGCCCGAACAGCCTATTGAAATAGAGATCGACAGGAATTACACCATACAGATCCTTGAAAACCTGATCAGCAATGCTCTTAAATTTTCTCCCCCGGGATCGCAGGTGCAGGTAATCCTGTACGAGGATGGTGATATAGCCCGTATTGAAATAAAGGATCAGGGTCCGGGTATCAGTAAAAGAGATCAGAAACGTCTGTTCAGTAAATTCCAAACCCTTACAGCCCGGCCTACCGGTGGCGAAGATTCTACCGGCCTTGGTCTTTCCATCGCCAAAAGATATGTAGAAGCCATGGGCGGCCAGATAGGCTGCGACAGCGAGGTAGGCGAAGGCTCTGTTTTCTTCGTAGAATTTGTGTTGGTGTAA